Proteins from a single region of Cytophagaceae bacterium:
- a CDS encoding valine--tRNA ligase produces MEISKTYSPKEIEDKWYAYWEKNKFFKSTPNRDKEPYTIVIPPPNVTGVLHMGHMLNNTIQDVLIRKARMQGKEACWVPGTDHASIATEAKVVAMLKEQGINKADLTRDEFLKYCWEWTEKYGGIILKQLRKLGASCDWDRTRFTMEESLYDAVIDVFVDLHQKGDIYRGYRMVNWDPQAKTTVSDEEVITKEMPSKLVHIKYIGYDAEVIIATTRPETIMADAAICVHPEDERYKNLVGKKVRIPLIDREISIIADEYVEMEFGTGCLKVTPAHDQNDFALGEKHKLEVIDILTDDGKLNEKAQILVGEDRFVARKKIIKMLEESGNLVKVEDYKSNVGTSERTGAVIEPKISLQWFLKMERLSKPAHENVMDDTIQLIPPKFKNTYNHWMENVRDWCISRQLWWGHRIPAYYLADGTCIVAKSLESAVEIANTQQGKNVKAEDFTQDEDVLDTWFSSWLWPISVFDGFKNPDNEDINYYYPTNDLVTAPEILFFWVARMIIAGYEYKGTYPFKNVYLTGIVRDKLGRKMSKSLGNSPDPLDLIDKFGADGVRTGMLFSSPAGNDLPYDEKLVEQGRNFSNKIWNAFRLVKGWNVSSEASANQGNKVAVDWFRAKLNAAVVEALDHYDKFRMSDALLVTYNLIWNDFCSQYLEMIKPAYVDGQSLPIDQETYDATLGFFEELMRLVHPWTPFISEEIWQNIQERAENDSICIQEFPVGEEVDSKILADFEILFELVSWVRNTRQSKQISPKEALPLSINTQEATKYAHLTDLMKKMANLSEITFVTSSAKGMSLVIKGDEFGIDLGENLDIEAERENLQKELEYTQGFKKSVEAKLANERFVANAKPELVQREKDKLADAEAKIKAIEESLARLG; encoded by the coding sequence ACACCATCGTCATTCCACCACCTAATGTAACTGGTGTTTTGCACATGGGCCACATGCTCAACAACACTATTCAGGACGTCCTTATCCGTAAGGCTCGTATGCAAGGTAAAGAAGCATGCTGGGTTCCAGGAACAGACCACGCTTCTATAGCCACGGAGGCCAAAGTAGTGGCCATGCTAAAAGAACAAGGCATCAATAAAGCAGATTTGACAAGAGATGAGTTTTTGAAATATTGCTGGGAATGGACTGAAAAATATGGCGGAATTATCCTGAAACAATTACGAAAATTGGGGGCTTCGTGCGACTGGGATCGTACCCGTTTCACGATGGAAGAAAGTCTTTATGATGCGGTAATTGACGTATTCGTGGACTTACATCAAAAAGGCGACATCTATCGTGGTTACCGCATGGTAAACTGGGATCCTCAAGCCAAAACCACAGTTTCAGACGAGGAGGTAATCACCAAAGAAATGCCTTCCAAATTGGTGCATATCAAGTATATTGGATATGATGCAGAGGTAATTATAGCAACTACCCGTCCAGAAACAATAATGGCAGATGCCGCCATTTGTGTGCATCCGGAAGACGAACGATACAAAAACCTGGTTGGCAAAAAAGTGAGGATTCCACTTATTGATAGAGAAATCAGCATCATTGCAGACGAATATGTGGAGATGGAATTTGGAACTGGTTGCTTGAAAGTAACTCCAGCTCACGATCAAAATGACTTTGCTTTGGGCGAAAAACACAAGCTCGAAGTTATCGATATTCTTACGGATGACGGTAAACTCAACGAAAAAGCTCAGATTTTGGTCGGTGAAGACAGATTTGTTGCCAGAAAAAAAATCATCAAAATGCTGGAAGAATCTGGCAATTTGGTGAAAGTAGAAGATTACAAATCCAATGTTGGGACTTCAGAAAGAACGGGTGCTGTAATTGAACCTAAAATCTCTTTGCAATGGTTCTTGAAAATGGAACGTTTGAGCAAACCAGCTCATGAAAACGTAATGGACGACACTATCCAATTGATTCCACCGAAATTCAAAAATACCTACAACCACTGGATGGAAAACGTTCGCGACTGGTGTATCAGTCGTCAATTGTGGTGGGGTCACCGTATTCCAGCCTATTATTTAGCTGATGGGACTTGCATAGTAGCTAAATCTTTAGAATCAGCAGTTGAAATTGCCAATACGCAACAAGGCAAAAACGTAAAAGCGGAAGATTTCACCCAAGACGAAGACGTACTTGACACATGGTTTAGCTCGTGGCTATGGCCGATTTCGGTTTTTGACGGTTTCAAAAATCCCGATAACGAAGACATCAATTATTATTACCCGACCAACGACCTCGTAACCGCTCCGGAAATCCTTTTCTTCTGGGTAGCCAGAATGATTATCGCCGGTTACGAGTACAAAGGAACTTATCCGTTCAAAAACGTCTATCTGACGGGAATAGTCAGGGATAAATTAGGTCGAAAAATGTCCAAATCACTGGGCAATTCGCCTGACCCATTAGACTTGATTGATAAATTCGGAGCCGATGGCGTTCGTACAGGTATGCTATTCAGCTCACCAGCTGGAAACGACCTACCTTACGACGAAAAACTAGTAGAACAAGGCCGTAACTTCTCCAATAAAATTTGGAATGCCTTCAGATTGGTGAAAGGTTGGAATGTTTCCTCGGAAGCTTCGGCCAATCAAGGAAATAAAGTTGCTGTTGATTGGTTTAGGGCCAAACTGAACGCCGCCGTTGTTGAAGCCCTTGATCACTACGACAAATTCCGTATGTCAGATGCCCTTCTGGTGACTTACAATTTGATTTGGAATGATTTCTGTTCGCAATATCTCGAAATGATTAAGCCTGCTTATGTGGATGGACAAAGCTTGCCGATAGATCAGGAAACGTACGATGCAACACTCGGGTTTTTCGAAGAATTGATGCGTTTGGTTCATCCATGGACACCGTTTATATCAGAAGAAATCTGGCAAAACATTCAGGAAAGAGCCGAAAATGATTCTATCTGTATTCAGGAATTCCCGGTAGGAGAGGAGGTAGATTCCAAAATATTGGCGGACTTCGAAATCCTATTCGAGTTGGTTTCATGGGTACGTAACACCCGCCAGTCGAAACAAATATCGCCAAAAGAAGCCTTGCCATTGAGCATCAATACCCAGGAAGCCACCAAATATGCACATCTGACGGATTTGATGAAAAAAATGGCCAACCTTTCAGAAATCACTTTCGTGACATCTTCTGCTAAAGGCATGAGTTTAGTAATAAAAGGGGATGAATTCGGCATTGATTTGGGCGAAAATCTTGATATTGAGGCCGAAAGAGAAAATTTACAGAAAGAATTGGAATATACCCAGGGCTTCAAAAAATCAGTAGAAGCCAAACTCGCCAACGAACGTTTCGTAGCCAACGCCAAACCCGAGTTGGTACAGCGTGAAAAAGACAAACTCGCAGATGCAGAGGCTAAGATTAAAGCAATTGAGGAGTCTTTGGCGAGATTGGGGTGA